One Ignavibacteria bacterium genomic window, TCGGCAAACGTTCTTTTGGCAAGGGGCTGGTTCAGACGATGGTTCCACTGCCAAATGAAGCCACTCTCAAACTCACCACATCGCGATACTACACTCCGTCTGGCCGAAGCATTCAACGAATCGACTACCGAACACGCCGCGCGCCGGTGGGCGAACCGAACAATGCCATAGCCGGTGCTGATTCCATCGCCCATGTCTTCAAAACCGTGAACGGAAGGTCTGTTGCCGAACTCCACGGCATTGATCCCGATACGTCGGTGGTAGATTCAGTCTTGCCGACCCCAATCGCCCATCTCGACTCAGAATATGTTTTTGGTCGTTTCGCAACGGTGTACACGGCAACCCTCGATTCCCTGCCTCGCTCATTCTCCGTTGAAAAGGGGCTCATCGATCGCTTCGTTGCCTATGTTGACTCACTTCCATCAGCGAAACGCTCTCCCTTCCTTGCCGAGCTTGCCAGTGCCCGCACCAGGGCAATGGCCAATGGCTGGTCGGCCGCCTCGCTCAAGAGCTTGGAACAGGCAGAAAAGGTCCTCGACCGTGAGATCGGAAGAACGATCCGTCAGAACCAACCCCTCGTTGGAGAACGACTTGAGCAGGAGATCCGCACGCGATTCGGAACCGACAAGATCCGCGAATCGCGCGCCCTGCGCTATGATCCGTTGGTGCGCGCAGCCACGAACATCCTGTCTTCGCCGCAATATCGGCTGATATTGGCCGCACAAGTCCCGACAGATCAGTAACTTTGCACCCCGCATCGTGATCCGTCACGTTTGCACGAAGGGAAGACGTCACACGTCTCCCCTTTGCTTCCTATTTCGTTATTCAGAGGTCTGCCCATGAGGATCACCAAACAGTACACCAATCGCGAGAGCCAGTCGCTCGATAAATACCTTCAGGAGATCGGCCGCGTAGACCTTCTGACCGGTACTGACGAGATCGATCTTGCGCAGGCGATCAGACGTGGCGGCTTCGAAGGCTCCATGGCTCTTGAGCGCCTTGTGAAGGCAAACCTTCGCTTTGTGGTGTCGGTGGCCAAGCAGTACCAGAATCAAGGCCTTTCCCTCGGCGATCTCATCAACGAAGGCAACCTCGGTCTGATCAAGGCGGCAAAGCGCTTCGATGAAACGCGCGGCTTCAAGTTCATTTCCTATGCTGTGTGGTGGATCCGTCAATCGATCCTTCAAGCACTCGCTGAACAGTCGCGTATTGTTCGTCTCCCACTCAATCGTGTTGGCGCGCTGAACAAGATCGGCAAGAAGTTCTCCGAACTCGAGCAACAGTACGAGCGTGAACCGACCGCCGCTGAACTCGCAGAACAACTTGAAATGTCGATCGCAGAGATCTCGGAAACGATCAAGATCTCCGGACGTCACCTCTCGGTGGACGCACCATTCGTACAAGGCGAAGACAATCGCCTTCTCGATATTCTTCCGAACGATCAACAGCCACCGCCCGACAGCGAACTCATGCGCGAATCTCTTCGCGTAGAAGTCCAGCAAGTTCTCAATACGCTCAGTGACCGCGAAGCTGAAGTGATCCGCCTGTACTTTGGTCTTGATGATCAACAAGCGCTCACGCTTGAAGAGATCGGCGAGAAGTTCAACCTCACACGTGAACGCGTCCGTCAGATCAAGGAGAAGGCTATCCGTCGCCTTCGCCATGCAAGCCGTTCAAAGGCGCTTAGAACCTATTTGGGTTAGTGTTACTAGTTACTAGTTACTAAGTACAAGTTACAGGTCACTAGTAACGATGATTGGCAACTCGTAAATAGTAAAGAGTAACTAGTAACTCGTAACTCGTAACTCGTAACTAGTAACTCGTAACTAGTAACTAGTAACTGGCATCTAAACATGGCTTTCACCGAATACATCGGCGTCATTGCTCGTACCCATGGTCTCGATGGAACAATGTTCCTTATGGACACCGTGGGTATTCCTCAGGGGCTCCGCCCTGGTGCAACGATCGGGATCGGGTATTCGCGCGACTTTGTCAAGACGTATACCATTGATGCATTCGATGCTACGCCGATGCGTACTACCCTGCGCGTTCGAGAGATCTCCGGTGCAGATGAGGCACAGACGCTTGTAGAGCAAGCTGTGTATTGCCGACCTGA contains:
- a CDS encoding sigma-70 family RNA polymerase sigma factor → MRITKQYTNRESQSLDKYLQEIGRVDLLTGTDEIDLAQAIRRGGFEGSMALERLVKANLRFVVSVAKQYQNQGLSLGDLINEGNLGLIKAAKRFDETRGFKFISYAVWWIRQSILQALAEQSRIVRLPLNRVGALNKIGKKFSELEQQYEREPTAAELAEQLEMSIAEISETIKISGRHLSVDAPFVQGEDNRLLDILPNDQQPPPDSELMRESLRVEVQQVLNTLSDREAEVIRLYFGLDDQQALTLEEIGEKFNLTRERVRQIKEKAIRRLRHASRSKALRTYLG